The following DNA comes from Streptomyces sp. NBC_00690.
GAAATGGGGTCGACGCGAAGCGACGGCAATGTCACTCCCATTTCCCTCAGTTCGGTCCTCAACTGTTCGATGACCTCCTCGGCCGCCCGTAGGCGCTCCGCCGATTGCGTTGTCACAGGCCCTTCACCTCCACGCCGTGGTCGCGACTTACGTACACAGCGTGTCCAAGAACTGCCCCGCCTGAACAAGGACAATCCAGCCCTAATAGTCCTACTATTTGGCGGGCGAGTCGGCGCCGGGCCAGGGCTGCTCACGACGGCCTACGCGGGTGTGCCGGAAGCCGGTCCCGACGCTGGGAGCTTGAGCTTCGAGTCACGGAGATCGCGTTTGGCGCCGGTCGGGCCAGGGCAGCCAGTCATCGGATCTCGGGCCCACCGGGATTTGAGCCCCGAGCCGCAAGCCCTCTTTTCAAGGAACGGGAGGAGGGCTTCAACCCACCCACCCACCCCAGCAGTTGACTCCGGGCTACCGGTTTGCCACAGAGCGTCATAAGGCTCTAGCGTGCCCACAGCGGCACGACTTCCGTGCCCTCAGCACGAAACAACCCCCGCCAGGCGCTAGCAACACCTGCGGGGGTCTGACCAAACAAGATCACAAGACCAGAAGAGTGATCCAGATGGCTGACGCCAAGCTTAGTGCTGGCCCGTCCCAAGTGCACGCCCACACCCACCCGATGGCCAATCCGGGCTACGGAAAGCGCTCAGCGCCGAACCAACTAGCGCCCACCAAGCAGACGTTCGCCCACCTCCCCCGTCGGGAGGCCGCCGTCGCCGCCTACATCGACCGGCTGGCGGACGGCTCGGACATCTCCGTCAAGACCCTCGCCAAGGTCCTCCCGTACGGGCAGTGCGCCTTGCGTACGGCTCTCAACCGCCTGGCCCGCGCGGGCCACTTACGCCGTGGTCGCGAACACCTCAAGGGCTCGAACAGCGCCCGCTGGGTCACCCGTACCTGGTTCTCGCGCACCGCACGGGAAGACAGTTGGTGGACCGCCTTCGCCGGTGGGGAGCTTCGGGAGGACGATCCGCCCCGGCCCACCCGGTCACGGGCCCTGATCCTGCTGGCAGCCCTGGGCCGTACGGCTCCCGCGCTCTCCCTGTCGGCGGCGGAGTGCGCCTCCCTGGAGCCGCTGGTGTCCCAGTGGTTCACCCGTGGCGCCACGGAAGCCGAGGTGCTGCGGGCGCTGACCACGGGGTTGCCCGACCCGATCCACAGCCCGGCGGCCCTCACCCGCAACCGACTGCTGCACAAGATCCCCCTGGCGACCCCGGCACCCCCGCCCGCCCTACGCATCCTGGAGTGCGACACCTGCGGCGCGCCCGGACGCCCACAGGCGCTGCCTGGTGGCACCTGTGCCTCTTGCCGAGGAGAACGCGCCCCCTCCACGAACCCCGCCGCCCTGCCACCGTCCCGGGTGCACGCCCACGCCCAACTGGCCCGCAGATCCGCCAGGGCCACACGTTGACGTGCGCTGGACCCGATCGTCAGGAGAACCCCGGTGTGAGCGGATTGCTGGGCCCCGGGAGCGTTCCGGTGCGCTCCGGCTCCGACGGGGAGGGACAGTTCAGATTGCTCGCCGGCAGCCGGCCGGACACCAGATAGGCATTGGCCGCGGTCTCGGCGCAGACATTGCCGCTGAGGTCGTACACGCCGTGCCCCTCACCCTCGTCGACCGTCACCAGACGCGAACCCTTGAGCGCCTTGTGCATGGCGATCCCCGTCGACAAGGGGGTCTGGGAGTCCCACTCGTTGTGGAGGATCAGCGCACTGCCCCCGTGGTTGATCTTGGTGGCCGGCTCGATCGCCTTGGTCCAGAACGCACAGGGGGAGACATTGGAGGGGTGGTCCCCGTACAGCGGATAGCGACCTGCGTCGTGGTACGCGTCCCGTCGATAGGTCTGGGGGTCGCGCGGCCAACTGCGGCTGTCCCCGCACAACAGGGCGTACAGGGCCGCCACCGCATTGTCCGACACCGGCTTCAACTCGGGCAGCGCCGGTACGGGTTCACCCTCCGCAGCCCGCTTCAGATCGGCCATGTACCCCGCACCAATGCGGGGCGAGAAGAACGTACCGCGGAACAGATCGCGGATGTCCGCACCGGTCAGGGAGTGCTCGCCCCAGACGATGGGCTCGCGGTCCGCCCGGTCCACCAGCCCCCAGAAGGTCCTGATCACCTCGTCGCGGGTGTCCCCGAGCCGATAGGTGGTGTGGCGCTCGGCGGTCCACTCCGCCCACCGCTGGAAGGCGGGCTCGGCCTCCGACGCCCACTTCTGGAAGGTGCCCCGCCAGATGAGTTCGGGGTCGATGGCGCTGTCCAGGACGAACCGATCGGTACGCCGGGGGAACAACTGCCCGTAGACCGCGCCCAGATAGGTGCCGTACGAGTAGCCGAAGTAGGAGATCTTCTGCTCGCCCAGTACGGCCCGGATGATGTCCATGTCCCGCGCGGTGTTGCGGGTGGTGGTGTAGCGCATCCGGTCGCTGGACTCGGTGCGGCACTTGCTCGCGATGGTGCGCGCCCATGCCACCTGCTGGGAGAACGCCTTCTCGCGGAAGGGCCTGAGCCACTTCCGCTCGTCCTCGGTGGTGCGACAGCTCAAGGGGGAACTCTGGCCGACGCCCCGCGGGTCGAAGCCGATCAGGTCATACCGGTCGGTGACCGACTTGGGCATGGCGGTCGTCATCTCGAGCGGCATGCCCAACCCACCGGCACCGGGCCCACCGGGGTTGAGCAGCAGCACTCCACGGCGCTTGACCGGGTCTCCCGCGGTGAGCCGCGATATCTCCAGATCGATCGCCCTGCCGCCGGGCGTCTGGTAGTCGAGCGGCACTTCGATTGTCGCGCACTGGAAGTCGGGAGTGGTGTCGGCACAGGACTGCCACACCGGGGTCTGGCGGATGTACCGGTCCAGCGCGCTGGCCGCACTGGCCGGTTCCACGGAGTAGAGCGCAGGGGCGAGCGTCGCAAGCACGGTGACCGCGATCAGTGGCACCAGCCGCTGTGCACGCATGGAAAGTCCTTCCGATCTCGGCCCGGCGAATGGGCTGGCATGACTTTGCCGTGTCGGACCGTCCGACGGAAAGCCCCACTTGTGTGTGCCAGCGGCATGCACAGGGCTCCGAAGAGCTGTCCGACTCGCCCCACGGTGGTACCGGATTCCCCCCGTACGCATCCGACTCCACCGACAGACCACGCCTTTTACCGGAAACCGCGCACTGTTCGGACGGACCGTCAGGAGCTCTGCCGGCCCCCGGCAGCGGATGGCGAAACGGGCCTGTGACCTTTCCCACCCTCGGGGCCGGTGTGATTTCGTACACCTTTGCCGCCGATGGTCGGGGCCGAGCACCGGTACGGCCACCCGTGCCGTTCCTTCACCTGCCCGACACCTCTGCTGACGGTGCCGCTCGAACGAACCCTCTGCTGAGGGTGCCGCTCGAACCAACCCCCTCCCCGGCGCACGGCCTTGCGGATCACGAGCGCCGGGGGAAGGACCTCAGAAGCGGTTGGGCAGTTGGGGCAGCGGG
Coding sequences within:
- a CDS encoding alpha/beta fold hydrolase, with amino-acid sequence MRAQRLVPLIAVTVLATLAPALYSVEPASAASALDRYIRQTPVWQSCADTTPDFQCATIEVPLDYQTPGGRAIDLEISRLTAGDPVKRRGVLLLNPGGPGAGGLGMPLEMTTAMPKSVTDRYDLIGFDPRGVGQSSPLSCRTTEDERKWLRPFREKAFSQQVAWARTIASKCRTESSDRMRYTTTRNTARDMDIIRAVLGEQKISYFGYSYGTYLGAVYGQLFPRRTDRFVLDSAIDPELIWRGTFQKWASEAEPAFQRWAEWTAERHTTYRLGDTRDEVIRTFWGLVDRADREPIVWGEHSLTGADIRDLFRGTFFSPRIGAGYMADLKRAAEGEPVPALPELKPVSDNAVAALYALLCGDSRSWPRDPQTYRRDAYHDAGRYPLYGDHPSNVSPCAFWTKAIEPATKINHGGSALILHNEWDSQTPLSTGIAMHKALKGSRLVTVDEGEGHGVYDLSGNVCAETAANAYLVSGRLPASNLNCPSPSEPERTGTLPGPSNPLTPGFS